In Amycolatopsis jiangsuensis, the following proteins share a genomic window:
- the rpsN gene encoding 30S ribosomal protein S14, with the protein MAKKSKIAKNEQRKVIAARYVERRRALKAVIASPGSSAEEKADAVVALQRMPRDASPTRIRNRDTADGRPRGYLRKFGLSRVRLRQMAHNGELPGVSKSSW; encoded by the coding sequence ATGGCGAAGAAGTCGAAGATCGCGAAGAACGAGCAGCGCAAGGTGATCGCCGCACGGTACGTGGAACGGCGCCGCGCGCTCAAGGCGGTGATCGCCTCGCCGGGTTCGTCGGCCGAGGAAAAGGCCGACGCGGTGGTGGCGCTGCAGCGGATGCCGCGGGACGCGAGCCCGACCAGGATCCGCAACCGGGACACCGCCGACGGCCGTCCGCGCGGCTATCTGCGGAAGTTCGGCCTGTCCCGCGTCCGCCTGCGGCAGATGGCGCACAACGGCGAGCTGCCCGGCGTCTCGAAGTCGAGCTGGTGA
- the rpsR gene encoding 30S ribosomal protein S18, with the protein MSAMPKPNRDRPPRRRVNPLHAARITEVDWKDTDLLRKFISDRGKIRARRVTGLTPQQQKQVATAIKNAREMALLPYPSSAR; encoded by the coding sequence GTGAGCGCGATGCCGAAGCCGAACCGCGACCGTCCGCCCCGGCGGCGGGTCAACCCGTTGCACGCCGCCCGGATCACCGAGGTCGACTGGAAGGACACGGACCTGCTGCGGAAGTTCATCTCCGACCGCGGCAAGATCCGCGCCCGGCGGGTGACCGGACTGACGCCGCAGCAGCAGAAGCAGGTCGCGACCGCGATCAAGAACGCCCGCGAGATGGCGTTGCTGCCGTACCCCTCGTCCGCCCGCTGA
- the rpmG gene encoding 50S ribosomal protein L33, with protein sequence MAKSTDIRPIIKLRSTAGTGYTYVTTKNRRNDPDRMVLRKYDPVARKHVEFKEER encoded by the coding sequence ATGGCCAAGAGCACCGACATCCGGCCGATCATCAAGCTGCGGTCCACCGCCGGCACCGGCTACACGTACGTGACCACGAAGAACCGCCGCAACGACCCGGACCGGATGGTCCTGCGCAAGTACGACCCGGTCGCGCGCAAGCACGTCGAATTCAAGGAAGAGCGCTGA
- the rpmB gene encoding 50S ribosomal protein L28, with the protein MSAVCQVTGRKPGYGKQVSHSHRRTSRRWEPNVQSRRYYVPSLGRTVRLKVSVKGMKTIDKRGIDAVVAELAAKGVKL; encoded by the coding sequence GTGTCAGCCGTGTGCCAGGTCACCGGCCGCAAGCCGGGCTACGGCAAGCAGGTCTCGCATTCACACCGCCGCACCTCGCGGCGCTGGGAGCCCAACGTGCAGAGCCGCCGCTACTACGTGCCGAGCCTCGGCCGGACGGTGCGGCTGAAGGTGTCGGTGAAGGGCATGAAGACCATCGACAAACGCGGCATCGACGCCGTGGTCGCCGAACTCGCCGCGAAGGGGGTGAAGCTCTAG